Proteins encoded in a region of the Sporichthyaceae bacterium genome:
- a CDS encoding ABC transporter substrate-binding protein, translated as MAAVVVAGALVMSGCGTRASDQEIIDGLRAAAAPAGVGQSQLADSVDSSSSVAPDGGASLAGSTVPTGAQGAPTGTHSGAGTAPAAAVAPGARAAHPVVHSIVSATSAGADVPKDSAAIPGANAPTVVNKLPIRIGTLGSFSGVIGAVTEGSPKSLGAWVGYTNAHGGLGGHPIKLIVADDQGDAATSLTLAKRLVETDHIVAMVANVTVFGFSQVEEYARAKNIPLIGGDAVDGGWTKSTVAFPVSPGVSVQVIQGLRMMINAGIHKLGMLYCLEVSAVCTYLANEAQKSDVGRYLLESTQVSLVAPSYTSQCLRLKQEGVQAVSLVMDTAGAARVAKDCATQGYQPKIMLLSIDATKDMPRTPGLESALIPGGTVSPAARGVPGLDKYREVMRTYGSNVGDSGFGLLAYAAGELLLLAAKNLSDNPAPGDLFQGLWQIKNETLGGLTVPLTFAKGQPPAAKPCIFVWGVTGGHFSAPQGAEQNC; from the coding sequence GTGGCCGCGGTTGTGGTCGCCGGCGCACTCGTCATGTCCGGCTGCGGTACTCGCGCGTCGGACCAGGAAATCATCGACGGCCTGCGCGCTGCCGCAGCCCCGGCCGGCGTCGGGCAGAGCCAGCTCGCCGATTCCGTCGACAGCTCGTCGAGCGTGGCACCGGACGGGGGCGCGTCGCTCGCTGGCAGCACCGTCCCGACGGGCGCGCAGGGTGCACCGACCGGTACGCACTCGGGGGCCGGCACAGCCCCGGCCGCGGCCGTCGCGCCGGGCGCCCGCGCCGCCCACCCCGTGGTGCACTCGATCGTTTCCGCAACCTCGGCCGGCGCGGATGTCCCGAAGGACTCCGCGGCGATACCGGGGGCCAATGCGCCCACGGTGGTGAACAAATTGCCGATCCGAATCGGCACGCTCGGTTCGTTCTCCGGGGTCATCGGCGCGGTCACCGAGGGCTCGCCGAAGTCCCTGGGCGCCTGGGTCGGCTACACCAACGCTCACGGTGGACTGGGGGGCCACCCGATCAAGTTGATCGTCGCCGACGACCAGGGCGACGCCGCGACATCGCTGACGCTGGCCAAACGGTTGGTGGAGACCGACCACATCGTGGCCATGGTGGCCAATGTCACCGTGTTCGGTTTCTCGCAGGTCGAGGAGTACGCCCGCGCGAAGAACATTCCGCTCATCGGTGGCGATGCCGTCGACGGCGGCTGGACCAAGTCGACCGTCGCTTTCCCGGTATCGCCCGGGGTCTCGGTCCAGGTCATCCAGGGCCTGCGGATGATGATCAACGCGGGCATCCACAAGTTGGGCATGCTGTACTGCCTCGAGGTGAGCGCGGTCTGCACCTACCTGGCGAACGAGGCGCAGAAGTCCGATGTCGGCAGGTACCTCCTGGAGAGCACCCAGGTCTCGCTGGTCGCGCCGAGTTACACCAGTCAATGCCTGCGGCTGAAGCAGGAGGGTGTGCAGGCCGTGTCTTTGGTGATGGATACCGCCGGCGCCGCCCGGGTGGCCAAGGACTGTGCAACCCAGGGCTACCAACCCAAGATCATGCTGCTCAGCATCGACGCGACCAAGGACATGCCCCGCACGCCCGGTCTGGAGAGTGCCCTTATCCCCGGCGGAACGGTCTCACCGGCGGCCCGGGGTGTGCCCGGCTTGGACAAGTACCGCGAGGTCATGCGGACGTATGGATCGAACGTGGGAGACAGCGGCTTCGGTCTGCTGGCCTACGCGGCCGGTGAGTTGCTCCTGCTGGCAGCCAAGAACCTCTCCGACAACCCCGCGCCCGGCGACCTGTTCCAAGGTCTGTGGCAGATCAAGAACGAGACCCTGGGCGGTCTGACGGTGCCGCTGACCTTCGCGAAGGGGCAGCCGCCCGCTGCGAAGCCGTGCATCTTCGTCTGGGGCGTGACCGGCGGTCACTTCTCCGCCCCCCAAGGCGCCGAGCAGAACTGCTGA